Genomic DNA from Roseiconus lacunae:
TCGGCACGATCGATAGTTGGCTGATTTGGAACCTAACTGGCGGGCGTCTGCACATGGCGGATGTGACCAACGCCTCACGCACGATGTTAATGAACATTCACGACGGCCAGTGGGACGACGAACTTTTAGAGCTCTTCGACGTCCCCCGCGAATTGCTTCCCGATATCCGACCGGCGTGCCAGGTCTACGAAGAAACCGAGCCGTCTCTATTCGGCCAAGCGATCAAAATCGCGGGATCCGCCGGTGATCAGCAAGCCGCCCTCTTTGGGCAAAATTGTTCGCGTCCCGGGATGGCCAAAAATACGTATGGCACGGGGTGTTTCATGCTGATGAATCTGGGGCACCAGCCGCAAGCGTCAAAGCACAAACTGCTGACAACCATTGCCGCGAGTCCTGATCCCAAGCCTAGTTACGCCTTTGAAGGAAGCGTCTTCATCGCGGGCGCGGCGGTACAGTGGCTACGCGATGGGCTGGGGATAATCGAATCGTCGTCAGATGTTGAATCCTTAGCGGCCAGCGTCAAAGACACCGATGGCGTCTACTTGGTTCCCGCGTTTAGCGGTCTAGGGGCGCCGCAGTGGGATCCCGAAGCCCGCGGAACCATCGTCGGAATCACCCGCGGAACGACGCGAGCCCACCTCGCTCGAGCGACCCTGGAAGGTATCGCCTTTCAGGTCGCCGATGTTTTGGAGGCGATGCAGAACGACGCCGGCGAAAAGATTCAAGAACTACGCGTCGACGGTGGCGCCGCACAAAACGACCTACTGATGCAGTTCCAAGCGGACATCATGCAGACGCCGGTCGTTCGTCCGAAGATGACCGAAACAACCGCAATGGGAGCCGCTTACCTTGCCGGATTGGCCACCGGCTTCTTCCCCAGCCTGGATTCGATTGAATCGATTTGGGAAGTCGAGCGGCGATTCGAACCGGCCATGAAAGCAACCGAAGTCGCAAACCGCCGCGCCCGTTGGGCCGAAGCACTCAAACGATCGCAACACTGGGAATCGGTATAAGTATGACGGTCCAACTCGATCGGCAAGCCTCGCTCGAACAAATCACCAATCGCTGTAAACCGTGGGATCTGGCAGTCATCGGGGGCGGCGCAACCGGTGTCTCGATTGCAATGGACGCAGCCAGCCGCGGACTGGACACGGTGCTGTTGGAGCGATTCGATTTTGGTAGCGGAACGTCTAGCCGCAGCACTAAACTGGTCCACGGTGGCGTTCGCTATCTCAAGCAAGGCAACATCACACTGGTTCGTGACGCACTGCGAGAACGTACGTTGCTGAAGAACAACGCGCCGCACCTCGTCCAAGATCGTGCGTTTCTGATCCCGTGCAAAAGCGTCTGGGAGTGGATGTTTTATGGGATCGGTTTGAAGCTCTATGACTTTCTTGCCGCGAACAACAATTTCCGCCGCTCGCGCAGGGTGTCCAGTAAATTTGCACTCGAGCATTCACCTGGTTTGAAACCCGAGCGTGTTTGGGGTGGTGTCGTTTACCACGATGGGCAGTTCGACGACACTCGGCTTCTGATCAACATGCTGCAGACGGCTGCCGAATGTGGAGCCTGTGCCGCCAACTACGTCAACGTCGACCGCTTATTGAAAAACGACCAAGGGCGAATTCGTGGCGTTGCGGTGACGGATACTGAAACCGGGAAAAGCCACGACGTCTTAGCCAAAACAGTCGTCAATGCGGCCGGCCCATTTTGCGATGAAGTAAGGCAGTTGGACGATCCCGGCTCAGAAGCGATGGTGGCGGCGAGCCAAGGTATCCACTTGGTGCTGCCCATTGATTTCTTTCCGGGCAACAATGCGATGATCGTCCCGAAGACATCGGATGGACGCGTCATCTTCATTGTTCCTTGGCACGGACACGCGGTCGTCGGGACGACCGACACGGCAATCCCAAAAGCCGTCCCCGAACCGACGCCCCAACGTGACGAAATTCAATTTTTGCTCGATACCGCCGCACAGTATCTGACCCGTTCGCCCACGATCGACGACGTGCAAAGCATCTTCACGGGAATTCGTCCGCTCGTCAAAGGCGACAAGTCCGGCCGCACCGCGTCCCTTTCTCGTGATCATGTCATCCGCGTTTCCGATACCGGATTGATCACCATTACCGGAGGCAAGTGGACGACGGTACGCAAAATGGCTGAAGATTGTGTCGACCGAGCCATCGAGGTGGGGGCGATACCCGCGTCCGAATGTAAAACTCACGACCTCGCGATTCATGGGGCAACAAGTGATACCAGTAAGACGCGTTCGTTCTACGGGACCGATCTGCAGGACATTGAAAAGCTCGAACGCGACGAACCCGAACTCGACGAACGTCTCGACGACGCCCTCCCGATTCTCAAATCAGAAATCGTATGGGCTGTCCGCCGAGAGATGGCACGAACGATCGAAGATGCGCTTGGGCGGCGAACGCGGGCGCTATTTTTAAACGTCGCTGCTTGTCAGCGGATCGCACCAACGGTCGCCAAGTTGCTTGCGCAAGAGTTGCGTCGGGACGAATCTTGGATTGATGACCAACTGAAACGGTTTGACAAGGTGCTCGATCACTACGATCCCAAGCGTTTGATGAAGTGATCGCCGTATCGATGGATTGATTCCGTGTGAAAGGAAGCACCACGACAACTCCCTTCAGGCCGAAGGCTGGCGAGCAAGCCGATTGTTCCTCTTCCCATTCCCGCTCGATCACGATTCGGGGGCTCGCTTCGAAGTGGCGTCTTTGTCTTGCCGGGTGTAGCCGTATTGGTGGAATCATTATTCCCGGCGAAGTCAACGAAAAGACGGTACCGCGAAACGCTTCGAAAAAGTTCTGGTTGGTCTAGGACGCTGCTCAATTGGACGCCGCATAACCAAAACGAAAAAGTCAAAGAAGCGTTTGCACCGACGCTTGGGGGAATACGACGATCCGAAGCGGGGGACTCGACCGTTGCGATCGGCCAAAATCTGACTCAAAGTTTGTTTCAAGAAGGTGGTTTGACCTTGCGTGACGTGTGCCTCGCTGAGTGAACGACGTTGCAGAAAAATAGCTCACAATAAATTCACACTTTCGCGCAAGAACCCCTGGGCGCCGAAGGCCTGTTCGACGATATTCCTTGTGCGGGATGGAGCAGCCCGGTAGCTCGCGAGGCTCATAACCTCGAGGTCGTCGGTTCGAATCCGGCTCCCGCAACTTCTCTGTTTGGTTGGAACACGTTCCGACCCACCAGTAAACGAAAAGCCGTCGTGTAACCCACGACGGCTTTTTGCGTTTTGTCCCGTGTTCTTGCAAGTACTTGCGTCACACCGGCCAACCGAAATTTCTCAGCCGTCTGAGAACCACCAGATAACCCGCGGCGAGTCCGGTGGCCCAATTTCGAACTCTGGCCCAGAATTCTCACGTTCTCCGTTTCTCAGACGCTGCGCGTTAGAAGCCGTCGGCATCTCCCAATCGATCCAGATTCGAAAAGCATTTGGCCCTGCAAATCATTGGGTTTGAAAGGGTGTTGTTCGGTAGGAGGCCCCGACGATCGATCAAAACAGGCTGTCCGGGTAAGTTGGCACCCAGTGAGCAAGAAAAGAAAGATAGAAATTGGCGGCAATGAAATATCCAGTCACACCTGACGGCCGCTACTTCGTTCACAAAGAACGCCTGTGGCGTTGCACGAATCCAAGCCTCGGCGAAGAAACTCGTCAGCGACTGGTGAACCAATTGATGACCGCGCGCCGAGAAGTTGCCGTCGCCAAGCGAGCCAGCGACGAAGCCTCAATCGCTGCAGCTCGCGAAAAAGTTCACGCCGCCAAAGTCGCCCTCGGCGAACGAGGCCCAACCTGGTGGAACGACGACACCGACTACAACCGCCACCTCATCAAGAACACACCCTACGCCGATTGGTGGGCAGCTCGCGATGGATAACTTCCACAGAGCCAGGCTGTCGCGCCGCCACCCACTAAAACTATGAATCTATCGTGTGGGTTGAGACACCAGTGCAAGCATCCCAAATAAAGAGCAGCAACCTGCAAGTGCAAAGTAGACGGACGAGTTCTGTAGACTGGAGTGCCCCAATGGGCATTTCTTAGCGTCGGATATCGACCGATCGCAACCGAAACTAAACGACTTCGCTTGAATGTGGCCCGACACTAGATCGACGAAGAGCTTGAGGAAGCAACCAGCTTCAACGATCCAGCGCGTCATGAAATGCTTGGCGATGAACGCAAGCCATTCTAGACTAGATCAAATCGGATCATGGCCTCGGTGGACGGGTCCGCCAGAAGTTCGATGCCGAGCGTTCACGAAAGACGCCTGCAAGGCGATCTCGCGATCGATCGAAGCGATTGAGAAGGTGCATCCCGAACTGGGACTACATCTCCACAAGTCCATCAATCTCAATCTCAGTCTCAAGGTCAGCTACAGCCCCGACGTCGTCATCGACTGGTTGTTTAAGCGTCGATATGGAATCGCGTATTGATCGCCGGAACCAACGGCACGTTTTCGCGTTCTTGGTAGTTTTCCCACATGGGAAAACTTGCTTTTTCGCGAAACAAGGCTATCTTTTCGTGTAAAAGGCACTTTTCCCTAGTGAGAAAATGGGCGAAAACACGAAAATCGACCCGCAGTTGATGCTTGACCGGCTGCATTCCGGGGAGCCATTGCTGCCGCCGCTGGTCATCCGTCACTCGAGTTTCGGGTCGGATCGAGCGATCGACGCAGTACTCGAGGTGGCGTTCAACGGTGCCGCTGATACCGAACGATTCAACGTTGAGTGCAAGACTCGATCCACGAAGGAAGATTTTCGAAAAGCCACTCAGCAAGCCACTGAAAACGCCAAGCGACTGCGGTGTCATCCGTTGATCTTCCTTCCGTATTTGTCACCGGATCGACTGGCAGAACTTGAGAGTATGGCTGTTAGCGGAATCGATTTGTGTGGCAACGGTATTGTTTACGTTCCCAACCGTATCTGTGTCGTGCGTACAGGTCAGCCAAATCTCTATCCCGATTCACGACTAGTCGCGAATCCCTTTCGTGGGCGCTCCGGACTCGTTGCGCGGATACTAATCGAGAAGCCCCATTGGGAAACACTGAGCGAATTGACTGATGCTATCGCGAAGCATGCGCAGCTAAAGGGCCTGTCGCTTTCACAAGTCTCCAAAACGGTCTCCGCATATGCCGAAGAGTTGCTCGTGCTCAAAGATGGAAACACCATTCGCCTTGCCGATCCCATTCGGATGCTGGATCAGCTCGGCAAGAACTGGCGTTCGAATCCGTCTGCTCGAAGTCACTATTATCGAAGTTCAAAAGGCCCACTGCGGTTAAGCGAACTATCCAACTCAACAAAACTTGCTTGGGCGCTAACCGGCGA
This window encodes:
- the glpK gene encoding glycerol kinase GlpK, with protein sequence MSFIVALDQGTTSSRAIAVDEKGSILGIKQKEFTQYFPRSGWVEHDANEIWETQLEVTRALLDSIPQDVSQAAGIGITNQRETTLIWDRRTGQPIHKAIVWQDRRTSPICQQLIAQGANSMVQEKTGLLIDPYFCGTKIGWILDHVDGARDRARSGELAFGTIDSWLIWNLTGGRLHMADVTNASRTMLMNIHDGQWDDELLELFDVPRELLPDIRPACQVYEETEPSLFGQAIKIAGSAGDQQAALFGQNCSRPGMAKNTYGTGCFMLMNLGHQPQASKHKLLTTIAASPDPKPSYAFEGSVFIAGAAVQWLRDGLGIIESSSDVESLAASVKDTDGVYLVPAFSGLGAPQWDPEARGTIVGITRGTTRAHLARATLEGIAFQVADVLEAMQNDAGEKIQELRVDGGAAQNDLLMQFQADIMQTPVVRPKMTETTAMGAAYLAGLATGFFPSLDSIESIWEVERRFEPAMKATEVANRRARWAEALKRSQHWESV
- a CDS encoding glycerol-3-phosphate dehydrogenase/oxidase, with protein sequence MTVQLDRQASLEQITNRCKPWDLAVIGGGATGVSIAMDAASRGLDTVLLERFDFGSGTSSRSTKLVHGGVRYLKQGNITLVRDALRERTLLKNNAPHLVQDRAFLIPCKSVWEWMFYGIGLKLYDFLAANNNFRRSRRVSSKFALEHSPGLKPERVWGGVVYHDGQFDDTRLLINMLQTAAECGACAANYVNVDRLLKNDQGRIRGVAVTDTETGKSHDVLAKTVVNAAGPFCDEVRQLDDPGSEAMVAASQGIHLVLPIDFFPGNNAMIVPKTSDGRVIFIVPWHGHAVVGTTDTAIPKAVPEPTPQRDEIQFLLDTAAQYLTRSPTIDDVQSIFTGIRPLVKGDKSGRTASLSRDHVIRVSDTGLITITGGKWTTVRKMAEDCVDRAIEVGAIPASECKTHDLAIHGATSDTSKTRSFYGTDLQDIEKLERDEPELDERLDDALPILKSEIVWAVRREMARTIEDALGRRTRALFLNVAACQRIAPTVAKLLAQELRRDESWIDDQLKRFDKVLDHYDPKRLMK